The sequence ATCAAGGAGTAAAGGTTAAAGGGAGGAGAATTAGATCAAAGTACAGAGGATGTTAAAAGAGAAGAGATAGCGTGCTCCTCTGTGTAGTTCTGTTATAACGTATAGAGGATTTGTAGCCCTTTGAAGCCATTGGCAGAGTGTTTCTGAGGTTCTGCTggtggtgtgagtgtgtgccgtCCCAAGTGAGGCCACATTTTCTGCTTGGACAGGCGTGGGTCTATGTGCCATCCAAGGCACCAGTGTTACTACTGGCAGTTTTCCACAATATGACCTTCAGCCCAgcctcacgcacacacactcacacacacatacatgcacacacgcacacatatacacacacttccCCAGATGCACTCTTGCTGATGGCAAACAAATCCTTTCTTTCtcaaataatattatttttagatttttgaaatcttgcagtcttttcttttccttaagTCAGCAACCAAATCGTCTCTCAGAATACACCTCTAACATTAATCCACTTGATGGAGCGGTCATTTGTTAAACTGTTAAAGGGCCATTTTATCCTTATCAAGCTGAAACAAAATGCTTCTTTTCCTTTAATGTGGAGTTTTGTGTTAGTCTGTCTTCAAATATAACtaaataaagatagaacagttgtatgaaaaataaaaatggttattGTGACGAGTTGgattctgtgtctctgtgactTTAGTTGCtacatatttttctttgtatattttgtcattccttttttcagttttttttgggAAGAAATGTTTCTGCATTCACAATCTACAATCAACTTTTGGTGACCTTATGACAGTGATATTTCTTGCATATCAACATCAGTGTTATTACTTTACTTTCTACTTTATTTGAGACCCGTAggtccattatatatatataaaacaaattataataaaatttaaaaaaatttaaatacagaaaaattaCAAATGCAAATCCTTTGTAACCCTCAACGCAATAATACcattgataaataaagataattaatcTTTGAATGGCATTTAAAGCTCTTGATTTCATGTTACAGAACAATAACTGCTTGTAATAACTTCCTGTGGTTGGCTGAGGTATTGCAATATCTTGTACCAATCTAGACTGCCACTGTAGGGCTGTTGACAAGGACACCTCATTATTAGCTCTTTGATAgtattgttctttcttttttgttttcatagggTGTTTTACATCTAAAGGGGAGGACAGACTATTTCGAAGGTTGTTCAGGAGGTACAACCAGTTCATCCGACCAGTGGAGAATGTATCAGACCCAGTCACAGTGGAGTTTGAGGTCTCCATATCTCAGCTGGTCAAAGTGGTAAGAGCATAAAGTCAACCAGTAATTGTCTCAGAAAGACACCacatatataaaacatttataaaagcAGACAGGTTATCATCTTGTTTACAGTTCTCTTTCTGACTAATTTGTCTTACAGGATGAGGTCAACCAGATTATGGAAACCAATTTGTGGCTGAGACACGTGAGTGACTTTAGACTTGATGGGTTTGCCATTATTCTCAGTGAACCGTACTAAGTTATGTCTATCTTCTAGGTCTGGAATGACTACAAACTAAAATGGGCCCCTGTGGAGTTTGATGGGATTGAGTTCATACGAGTTCCGTCAAATAAAATCTGGAGGCCAGACATCGTCTTGTACAACAAGTATGTTTACTCTTGGTGCTCCAATGGCAAAGAAATGTGCCATGCTggagtttcctttttttgatCTTCTCAAGTACATTTTCTGTGAAAAGCTGGGTGGTGTGTGTCATTTCCTGTACACCAAACAGAGACCAATGCATACATTTACATAGAAATAACCCATCATCAGTTCAACATCAATTTGTGGATGCAAATTAGTGGGAAACCACCAGAAGCATTGCAGATTTCTAGGGCATTTTGATTCAAACTTCGTCCTGATCCACAAAATgtgctgtagtgtttttttcGCCACTAATATTTGGAATCAGCAGCTTTTTTGGTAGATTACAACAATAACAACTAGTAAACTTACTGAGCCTGCCCTTGGTCCATTGCATTGTTTTGACTGACCTGACCAAGACAAGGTTTGCTGGAAATCTGTCTGAATAGGAGGGGGACCAAATGCATCCAATGGAGTGAATAAACATGAGCTCATTGCTAATTTATCTGGTTCCCAGAGTAAGGCAACTACAAATTGCTAGAAAACCGTGTTATGGATCTTTTCATCATCCACCAATAAAATGACAGTATTCAGTCCTCAATAGTAATCACACAATGTGGTCATTGTTTGTACAAATGCAGAGTTAGCCCTCAAGCTATgttcttacatttttatttatgctCTCTATTTTCTGACCTTTTGAATTAAATGTTGTGATGGCCTTAAAGTGAAATGACATTTTCATCTCCCAAAACACCCTCTCACAGTGCTGTTGGCGACTTTCTTGTGGAGGACAAGACCAAGGCTTTGCTAAAGTTTGATGGCACCATCACCTGGGTCCCTCCAGCTATTTTCAAATCCTCCTGCCCCATGGATATCACCTACTTCCCCTTTGACTACCAGAACTGCTCCATGAAGTTTGGCTCCTGGACCTATGACAAGGCCAAGATCGACCTGGTGCTGATTGGCTCAAAGGTCAGAAAGAGTCTCTAGATCACAGTGGACATCATATTGGTCCTACAGAATATTTATCTAAACAGAGCCAAACATGCCTATTTGTTTTATCTTCAGAGAGGTGTCACAATTTAcagatgtcattttttttaaacatttgattgaCTGATTTGATTTCAACTATTCAAACCCtgaaaatgctttttttctgcctctctttagGTGAACCTGAAAGACTTCTGGGAAAGTGGTGAGTGGGAGATCATTGATGCACCAGGATACAAGCACGACATCAAGTACAACTGCTGTGAGGAGATCTACCCAGACATCACCTACTCCTTCTACATCCGCCGCCTGCCTCTCTTCTACACCATCAACCTCATTATCCCCTGCCTCCTTATCTCCTTCCTCACTGTACTGGTCTTCTATCTTCCATCTGACTGCGGCGAGAAAGTCACCCTATGTATCTCCGTTCTCCTGTCCCTCACCGTGTTCCTGCTGGTCATCACCGAGACTATCCCTTCAACGTCACTCGTCATCCCCCTGATTGGAGAGTACCTCCTATTCACAATGATTTTTGTCACCCTCAGTATCGTCatcactgtgtttgtgctgaATGTCCACTACCGCACCCCAATGACTCACACTATGCCAGAGTGGGTGAGGACTGTGTTCCTTGGGGTGCTGCCCAGGGTGATGCTGATGAGGCGGCCTATCGACCAGGGCTGCTCCACCCCTGCTatcacagcaggaggagggagcattaaaggaaacaagaagagaaagaacAGCATAGGAGGAGGAAGTAGCTCAACAAGTGTAAGTGTCGGGGGTATAACTGGGGGTGTGGCATTACCACCGCTGGACGgtggtgcaggaggaggaggaggaggaggaggaggggccaCTTCAGCAGGTGGTCCAATGAACTGTGTGGAATACGGTGACCTGAACCGTGACAAGAAACGGGATATGAACAGGAGGTTCCCCTACAGAGGCAAGGAAGTACCCACTCCTGTCCCTCCCCCAATGGTACCACCTCCCCCGCCTCAGGCACCCCAGAGCCAGGGGCCCCAGGAGTCGGAGCTGCCCAAGCTGCCAAGGCAACTGAATACACCTTCCCCGGTCAACGCTGTGGTTGCCTTCTCTGTGATATCACCAGAAATCAAGCAGGCCATTGAGAGCGTGAAGTACATCGCAGAGAACATGAGAACTCGCAACAAAGCCAAAGAGGTACAAAACTAGGCTTAATGTCTGTGTTGATAGGATGAAACGTTTACACAGTATCTAAATAAGTAAGAGTGATATCCATCATTTAAGACATTTCGAAGTGAAGTGTTTATCACTTTGGGATTTTTAAGTCTCATAAtgtacaaaaatgtgt is a genomic window of Notolabrus celidotus isolate fNotCel1 chromosome 8, fNotCel1.pri, whole genome shotgun sequence containing:
- the chrna6 gene encoding neuronal acetylcholine receptor subunit alpha-6; protein product: MNFYGKLINVLLLVLLAAQGCFTSKGEDRLFRRLFRRYNQFIRPVENVSDPVTVEFEVSISQLVKVDEVNQIMETNLWLRHVWNDYKLKWAPVEFDGIEFIRVPSNKIWRPDIVLYNNAVGDFLVEDKTKALLKFDGTITWVPPAIFKSSCPMDITYFPFDYQNCSMKFGSWTYDKAKIDLVLIGSKVNLKDFWESGEWEIIDAPGYKHDIKYNCCEEIYPDITYSFYIRRLPLFYTINLIIPCLLISFLTVLVFYLPSDCGEKVTLCISVLLSLTVFLLVITETIPSTSLVIPLIGEYLLFTMIFVTLSIVITVFVLNVHYRTPMTHTMPEWVRTVFLGVLPRVMLMRRPIDQGCSTPAITAGGGSIKGNKKRKNSIGGGSSSTSVSVGGITGGVALPPLDGGAGGGGGGGGGATSAGGPMNCVEYGDLNRDKKRDMNRRFPYRGKEVPTPVPPPMVPPPPPQAPQSQGPQESELPKLPRQLNTPSPVNAVVAFSVISPEIKQAIESVKYIAENMRTRNKAKEVEDDWKYVAMVIDRIFLWVFVTVCVLGTLGLFLQPLIGFFK